The Stenotrophomonas maltophilia genome includes a region encoding these proteins:
- the tkt gene encoding transketolase: MTQPTRRQLANAIRFLAADAVETAKSGHPGMPMGMADIAEVLWNDYLRHNPSNPHWFNRDRFVLSNGHGSMLQYALLHLSGYDLPIEQLKLFRQLGSHTAGHPERHETPGVETTTGPLGQGFANAVGFALAEKLLAQRFNRPELEVVDHRTWVFMGDGCLMEGVSHEAASLAGTWGLHKLVCFWDNNHISIDGNVEGWFTDNTPERFEAYGWNVVRDVDGHDPESIKAGIEAALSQSDKPTLICCRTTIGFGSPNKAGKESSHGAPLGKDELEATRKQLGWEYGPFEIPQAIYDGWRANGAGTLRQAEWEQLFDKYASQYPAEAAELTRRSHGELPADFVAKADAYIAQVAAEGPTIASRKASQLAIEAYAPLLPEIVGGSADLAHSNLTLWKGSKSVASDDANANYVYYGVREFGMTAIANGLALHGGFIPFDATFLVFSDYARNGVRMSALIPAHAIHVYTHDSIGLGEDGPTHQPVEHLASLRYIPNNDVWRPCDAVESAVSWKAAITRQDGPSCLVFSRQNLPHQPRNAEQIAQIERGGYVLADAAGTPDVILIATGSEVSLATEAKAQLDAAGLKTRVVSMPSTDVFLRQDAAYRESVLPNAVRKRVAVEAGVTGFWRQFVGLDGAVIGIDTFGASAPADQLYKHFGITTAHVVEAAKSL, from the coding sequence ATGACGCAGCCTACCCGTCGCCAGTTGGCCAACGCCATCCGCTTCCTTGCCGCCGATGCGGTTGAAACCGCAAAGTCCGGCCACCCCGGCATGCCCATGGGCATGGCCGACATCGCCGAAGTCCTCTGGAACGACTACCTCCGCCATAACCCGAGCAACCCGCACTGGTTCAACCGCGACCGTTTCGTGCTGTCCAACGGCCACGGTTCGATGCTGCAGTACGCGCTGCTGCACCTGAGCGGTTACGACCTGCCGATCGAGCAGCTGAAGCTGTTCCGCCAGCTGGGCAGCCACACCGCCGGTCACCCGGAGCGCCACGAGACCCCGGGCGTGGAAACCACCACCGGCCCGCTGGGCCAGGGTTTCGCCAATGCCGTGGGCTTCGCCCTGGCCGAGAAGCTGCTGGCACAGCGCTTCAACCGCCCGGAGCTGGAAGTGGTCGACCACCGCACCTGGGTGTTCATGGGCGATGGCTGCCTGATGGAAGGCGTGTCGCATGAAGCCGCTTCGCTGGCCGGTACCTGGGGCCTGCACAAGCTGGTCTGCTTCTGGGACAACAACCACATCTCCATCGACGGCAACGTCGAGGGCTGGTTCACCGACAACACGCCGGAGCGTTTCGAGGCCTATGGCTGGAACGTGGTGCGCGATGTCGATGGCCATGACCCGGAGAGCATCAAGGCCGGCATCGAGGCCGCGCTGTCGCAGAGCGACAAGCCGACCCTGATCTGCTGCCGCACCACCATTGGCTTTGGTTCGCCGAACAAGGCGGGCAAGGAATCCAGCCACGGCGCACCGCTGGGCAAGGACGAACTGGAAGCCACCCGCAAGCAGCTGGGCTGGGAATACGGTCCGTTCGAGATCCCGCAGGCGATCTACGACGGCTGGCGCGCCAACGGCGCCGGCACGCTGCGCCAGGCCGAATGGGAACAGCTGTTCGACAAGTACGCCAGCCAGTACCCGGCTGAAGCGGCCGAACTGACCCGCCGCTCGCATGGCGAACTGCCGGCCGACTTCGTTGCCAAGGCCGATGCCTACATCGCCCAGGTGGCCGCCGAAGGCCCGACGATCGCCTCGCGCAAGGCGTCGCAGCTGGCCATCGAAGCCTATGCACCGCTGCTGCCGGAAATCGTCGGCGGCTCGGCTGACCTGGCGCACTCCAACCTGACCCTGTGGAAGGGCAGCAAGTCGGTTGCCAGCGACGACGCCAACGCCAACTACGTGTACTACGGCGTGCGCGAGTTCGGCATGACCGCCATTGCCAACGGCCTGGCCCTGCACGGTGGCTTCATTCCGTTCGACGCCACCTTCCTGGTGTTCAGCGACTACGCCCGCAACGGCGTGCGCATGAGCGCGCTGATCCCGGCCCACGCCATCCACGTCTACACCCACGACTCGATCGGCCTGGGCGAAGACGGTCCGACCCACCAGCCGGTGGAGCACCTGGCCTCGCTGCGCTACATCCCGAACAACGACGTGTGGCGTCCGTGCGATGCGGTCGAGTCGGCGGTGAGCTGGAAGGCTGCGATCACCCGCCAGGACGGCCCGAGCTGCCTGGTGTTCAGTCGCCAGAACCTGCCGCACCAGCCGCGCAACGCCGAGCAGATCGCCCAGATCGAGCGCGGTGGCTACGTGCTGGCCGATGCTGCTGGTACCCCGGACGTGATCCTGATCGCCACCGGTTCGGAAGTCTCGCTGGCCACCGAAGCCAAGGCCCAGCTGGACGCGGCCGGCCTCAAGACCCGCGTGGTCTCGATGCCGTCCACCGACGTGTTCCTGCGCCAGGATGCGGCCTACCGTGAATCGGTGCTGCCGAACGCCGTGCGCAAGCGCGTGGCGGTGGAAGCCGGCGTCACCGGTTTCTGGCGCCAGTTCGTCGGCCTGGACGGTGCCGTGATTGGTATCGACACCTTCGGTGCCTCGGCCCCGGCCGACCAGCTGTACAAGCACTTCGGCATCACCACTGCCCACGTGGTGGAAGCGGCCAAGTCGCTGTAA
- a CDS encoding dicarboxylate/amino acid:cation symporter, with protein sequence MTAAAADKKKLPLHWKMGIGFAIGLILGLIVHALGGSVDGLQAGAKWVMDYITTPASGLFLNLIFMLIVPLIFSALIMGVSEMGDIRALGRIGWKTLAYTVLLSGIAVGIGLVLVNLLKPGAGVDPQVAAMMLSENAERSKEIVAGIHGTPKGMDMLLSIVPSNVLQAASDNGAILSLMFFALMFGIGMVLTDDEKVAPLRRAIEGVFEISMTLINLVIRLAPYAVACFMFNLAALFGFELIIRLGAYVGVVVLALGLHMIVTYGTAVWLSGRSPLSFFRDTQEATVMAFSTASSNATLPTALRVADQMGLPQRVSRFVLTVGATANQNGTALFEGVTVIFLAQFFGVDLSIGQQIMVMAVCILGGIGTAGVPSGSLPVVAMICAMVGVNPLGIGLILGVNHFLDMCRTALNVTGDLALTTLVAKGESHDGPALGPQQD encoded by the coding sequence ATGACAGCAGCTGCTGCCGACAAGAAGAAGTTGCCCCTGCATTGGAAGATGGGCATCGGCTTTGCGATCGGCCTGATCCTGGGACTGATCGTGCACGCCCTGGGCGGCAGCGTCGATGGTCTGCAGGCCGGTGCCAAGTGGGTAATGGACTACATCACCACCCCGGCGTCGGGCCTGTTCCTCAACCTGATCTTCATGCTGATCGTGCCGCTGATCTTCTCGGCGCTGATCATGGGCGTGTCGGAGATGGGCGACATCCGCGCCCTTGGCCGCATCGGCTGGAAGACCCTGGCGTATACCGTGCTGCTGTCCGGCATTGCCGTGGGCATCGGCCTGGTGCTGGTCAACCTGCTCAAGCCGGGTGCCGGCGTCGATCCGCAGGTCGCCGCGATGATGCTCTCGGAGAACGCCGAGCGCAGCAAGGAAATCGTTGCTGGCATCCATGGCACGCCGAAGGGCATGGACATGCTGCTGTCGATCGTGCCGAGCAACGTGCTGCAGGCCGCGTCCGACAACGGCGCGATCCTGTCGCTGATGTTCTTCGCGCTGATGTTCGGCATCGGCATGGTGCTGACCGACGATGAGAAGGTCGCGCCGCTGCGCCGCGCCATTGAAGGCGTGTTCGAAATCTCGATGACCCTGATCAACCTGGTCATCCGCCTGGCCCCATATGCGGTGGCCTGCTTCATGTTCAACCTGGCCGCGCTGTTCGGCTTCGAGCTGATCATCCGCCTCGGTGCCTACGTGGGCGTGGTGGTGCTGGCACTCGGCCTGCACATGATCGTGACCTACGGTACCGCCGTTTGGCTGTCCGGCCGTTCGCCGCTGTCGTTCTTCCGCGATACCCAGGAAGCGACGGTGATGGCGTTCTCCACCGCCTCCAGCAACGCCACCCTGCCGACCGCGCTGCGCGTGGCCGACCAGATGGGCCTGCCGCAGCGCGTGTCGCGCTTCGTGCTGACCGTGGGCGCCACCGCCAACCAGAACGGCACCGCGCTGTTCGAGGGCGTGACGGTGATCTTCCTGGCCCAGTTCTTCGGCGTGGACCTGAGCATCGGCCAGCAGATCATGGTGATGGCGGTCTGCATCCTCGGTGGCATCGGCACCGCCGGCGTGCCGTCGGGCTCGCTGCCGGTGGTGGCGATGATCTGTGCGATGGTGGGCGTGAACCCGCTGGGCATTGGCCTGATCCTGGGCGTGAATCACTTCCTGGACATGTGCCGTACGGCGCTGAACGTGACCGGCGACCTGGCCCTGACCACCCTGGTGGCCAAGGGCGAATCGCACGACGGCCCGGCGCTGGGCCCGCAGCAGGACTGA
- a CDS encoding BatD family protein, which produces MTRAINMHGHWPRQVLAALLLWLPLLAWAQPRAWLDRDRIAMGDTVTLNVESDQGAPDFTPLRTDFDLSGQTSSRQVEWSNGSMQQRNLYGVALTPRRIGALVVPGLQVGSVRTAPLTLQVDAAAVAGPDSNAVAFIETVVDDETPYVQQSVGVVVRLFFASQLASGELVLDTPAGASLQRVGDDRTDVRQVNGRRYNVVERRFLLIPERSGALRLAGARFSGRSAGGFFDDFFGGGDGRMNATGADRTLQVQAQPAQAPQPWLPLQSLQLRYTSAPTSARTGEAATVVVEAMAEGATRAQFTDLPVPDLGTHAQVFAEPAQYEESFNGSTPRLKITRRYSIVPRQPGSLVVPGPRLPWWDVRAGKAQEAKLPDLTLAVAAGNGGGSASPAPLPPIDTNAALPGSDGQDSRIAATDPRAGGLAERPWPWMGAAIGLALLWLLTLLWGWQRGRRPRAATPAVGRPSVPTVASGRAGLAELRRALDGEGFDQVEAQLCAMADVERIEQLIARLEDAAQRQVLQDLQQARWGGQGDLASLRARLREVFRDGPHWSAATGAADTGLAPLYPTRRT; this is translated from the coding sequence ATGACGCGGGCGATCAACATGCACGGGCACTGGCCCCGACAGGTACTGGCGGCGCTGCTGCTGTGGCTGCCGCTGCTGGCCTGGGCGCAGCCGCGCGCGTGGCTGGACCGCGACCGCATCGCGATGGGCGACACGGTCACGCTCAATGTCGAGAGCGACCAGGGCGCCCCTGACTTCACACCGTTGCGTACCGACTTCGACCTCAGCGGGCAGACCAGCAGCCGCCAGGTGGAGTGGAGCAACGGCAGCATGCAGCAGCGCAACCTGTATGGCGTGGCGCTGACGCCACGGCGCATCGGTGCACTGGTGGTGCCGGGCCTGCAGGTGGGCAGCGTCCGTACCGCGCCGCTGACCCTGCAGGTGGATGCCGCTGCCGTGGCCGGCCCCGACAGCAATGCGGTGGCATTCATCGAAACCGTTGTCGATGACGAAACGCCGTATGTGCAGCAGAGCGTAGGCGTGGTGGTGAGGCTGTTCTTCGCCTCTCAGCTGGCCTCTGGCGAACTGGTGCTGGATACCCCGGCGGGTGCGTCGCTGCAGCGGGTAGGCGATGACCGCACCGATGTGCGGCAGGTCAACGGCCGCCGCTACAACGTGGTCGAGCGCCGCTTCCTGCTGATCCCCGAGCGCAGCGGTGCACTTCGGCTGGCCGGTGCGCGTTTCAGTGGGCGCAGTGCCGGTGGCTTCTTCGACGACTTCTTCGGCGGCGGCGACGGCCGCATGAATGCCACCGGCGCCGATCGCACGCTGCAGGTGCAGGCGCAACCGGCACAGGCGCCGCAGCCATGGCTTCCGCTGCAGAGCCTCCAGCTGCGCTACACCAGTGCGCCGACCAGCGCCCGTACCGGTGAGGCCGCCACTGTGGTGGTCGAGGCGATGGCCGAAGGGGCAACCCGCGCACAGTTCACCGACCTGCCGGTGCCGGATCTGGGCACCCACGCGCAGGTATTCGCCGAACCTGCGCAGTACGAAGAATCGTTCAATGGCAGCACGCCGCGGCTGAAGATCACCCGCCGCTATTCGATCGTGCCGCGCCAGCCAGGCTCGCTGGTGGTGCCGGGGCCGCGCCTGCCGTGGTGGGATGTGCGCGCGGGCAAGGCGCAGGAAGCGAAGCTGCCGGACCTGACACTGGCTGTCGCAGCCGGTAATGGCGGTGGCAGTGCTTCACCTGCGCCGCTGCCGCCGATCGACACCAATGCCGCGCTGCCCGGCAGCGATGGCCAGGACAGCCGCATCGCCGCGACCGATCCGCGCGCCGGTGGTCTGGCCGAACGCCCGTGGCCGTGGATGGGCGCGGCCATCGGCCTGGCGCTGCTGTGGCTGCTGACCCTGTTGTGGGGCTGGCAGCGAGGCCGCCGACCGCGTGCGGCGACGCCTGCAGTCGGCAGGCCCTCTGTGCCGACTGTGGCGAGCGGACGTGCCGGCCTGGCCGAACTGCGCCGCGCGCTCGATGGCGAGGGGTTCGACCAGGTTGAAGCACAACTGTGTGCGATGGCCGACGTTGAACGCATCGAACAGCTCATCGCGCGGCTTGAGGATGCAGCCCAGCGCCAGGTGCTGCAGGACCTGCAGCAGGCACGCTGGGGCGGGCAGGGCGACCTGGCATCGCTGCGCGCACGTCTGCGCGAGGTCTTCCGTGACGGACCGCACTGGTCGGCGGCTACCGGCGCCGCTGACACTGGCCTGGCGCCGCTGTATCCAACGCGGCGAACCTGA